In Dasypus novemcinctus isolate mDasNov1 chromosome 23, mDasNov1.1.hap2, whole genome shotgun sequence, the following proteins share a genomic window:
- the LAT2 gene encoding linker for activation of T-cells family member 2 isoform X1: MSLETELLWTGASLLLLLGAVAGLCVRCARPGAKRSEKIYEQRSLHWLSTASRVSRHENQQSFAVARTYSLVRQVWTNPPADAAPDAGHARKDKLLQFSPSLEDSADSRYQNFSKGSKRVSDAAYIDPIPVDCHQWGQFQKPLEDDDDANSYENVLICKQRHPESGDEGSADYQNSASIRQWRESPRAVELVLKEAPQALAGSPDDDGEPDYVNGDMAGAAGVA, encoded by the exons ATGAGTCTGGAGACGGAGCTGCTGTGGACGGGGGcgtcgctgctgctgctgctgggagcCGTGGCCGGCCTGTGCGTGCGCTGCGCTCGCCCAG GTGCCAAGAGGTCCGAGAAAATCTATGAGCAGAGAAGCCT GCACTGGCTCAGCACAGCCTCACGTGTTTCCAGGCACGAGAATCAACAGAGCTTTGCAGTGGCCCGGACCTATTCGT TGGTCAGGCAGGTGTGGACAAATCCGCCGGCAGACGCGGCCCCTGACGCGGGGCACGCAAG GAAGGACAAGCTACTGCAGTTCTCACCCAGCCTGGAGG ATTCCGCAGACTCCAGATACCAGAACTTCAGCAAAG GAAGCAAACGCGTGTCAGATGCGGCCTACAT AGACCCTATTCCCGTGGACTGTCACCAGTGGGGCCAGTTCCAGAAGCCCCTGGAAG ATGATGACGACGCCAATTCCTACGAGAACGTGCTTATCTGCAAGCAGAGACACCCCGAGTCAG GCGATGAGGGATCTGCGGACTATCAGAACTCGGCCTCCATCCGGCAGTGGCGGGAGTCCCCGCGGGCTGTGG AGCTGGTCCTGAAGGAGGCACCTCAGGCCCTGGCGGGGAGCCCGGATGACGACGGCGAGCCAGATTACGTCAACGGGGACATGGCTGGGGCGGCAGGGGTCGCCTAG
- the LAT2 gene encoding linker for activation of T-cells family member 2 isoform X2, producing the protein MSLETELLWTGASLLLLLGAVAGLCVRCARPGAKRSEKIYEQRSLHENQQSFAVARTYSLVRQVWTNPPADAAPDAGHARKDKLLQFSPSLEDSADSRYQNFSKGSKRVSDAAYIDPIPVDCHQWGQFQKPLEDDDDANSYENVLICKQRHPESGDEGSADYQNSASIRQWRESPRAVELVLKEAPQALAGSPDDDGEPDYVNGDMAGAAGVA; encoded by the exons ATGAGTCTGGAGACGGAGCTGCTGTGGACGGGGGcgtcgctgctgctgctgctgggagcCGTGGCCGGCCTGTGCGTGCGCTGCGCTCGCCCAG GTGCCAAGAGGTCCGAGAAAATCTATGAGCAGAGAAGCCT GCACGAGAATCAACAGAGCTTTGCAGTGGCCCGGACCTATTCGT TGGTCAGGCAGGTGTGGACAAATCCGCCGGCAGACGCGGCCCCTGACGCGGGGCACGCAAG GAAGGACAAGCTACTGCAGTTCTCACCCAGCCTGGAGG ATTCCGCAGACTCCAGATACCAGAACTTCAGCAAAG GAAGCAAACGCGTGTCAGATGCGGCCTACAT AGACCCTATTCCCGTGGACTGTCACCAGTGGGGCCAGTTCCAGAAGCCCCTGGAAG ATGATGACGACGCCAATTCCTACGAGAACGTGCTTATCTGCAAGCAGAGACACCCCGAGTCAG GCGATGAGGGATCTGCGGACTATCAGAACTCGGCCTCCATCCGGCAGTGGCGGGAGTCCCCGCGGGCTGTGG AGCTGGTCCTGAAGGAGGCACCTCAGGCCCTGGCGGGGAGCCCGGATGACGACGGCGAGCCAGATTACGTCAACGGGGACATGGCTGGGGCGGCAGGGGTCGCCTAG